The Flavobacterium galactosidilyticum nucleotide sequence AGTTGGACAATTGTGGTAAAAGTAAAAAGTTTAGATTTATTTATCTTTCTAATTTTTTATTTCTATCATACAATTGGCGTCCTAACTCTGCTAGGAAAGGCAAACTTATACTATCGTATTCATACTTGTTATCATTAAAAATGCCATTTTTATTGGCTATAATTGTTGCTGAAAGCATAAATTCAACTTTATTCACTTCATCAACAATATAGGCACAGTCTATCATTGTACCATAAGCATTACCTACTTTGTTATAAATCTTTATGTTTGAAGGGATATTTTCTTTAGTGTCTCCAAACATGAAAAACTTGCAATAACCATCGTAGTATTCGACTGCATCAAATCCAGCATTTCTTGGTAAATTCTGCATTGAAAAGAGAATGAATTCGCGATCTTTTTCAGTAATTTTAAAGCGCTCTTCCTCTTTGAAAACTGTTGGAAAAACGAGTCGTTTTAGTGTATTATGAAGCGTTTCCAATGGATAATAATTCCTTTTAGAAAAATCAAAAGGCTCATTAACTAATTTATCTTCACCATTTATGTAGCCAATTCCTTTTTTGATGCCGTTTAGATCTAAAGGGATTACTGATTGATTTACTTTCGAAGGAAATATTTCAACGCTATTATCACCTTTAAATGTCTTTGTCGATTTGACAAACGGACTACTTGGATTAGTACCTGAAAGGCGATGACTCATTCTAAACGGCGACAGGCCCTTATCTTTCATCTTTTGATTCATATAATCGAATCCTATAAACTCAAATAAATTGGTGCTTGCAACATTGTCACTTACCGCAAAAACTTTAGAGATTTCCTCTGAAAACTTTAATTTAACATTATTTCCCTCAATTTGATATTCGGTGTTTACTGAAGTATTTTTAATTGTATTTAACTTTTCTAATGCTAAAATAGCTATTGGAAATTTTATAGTACTCGCTGGATAGAAATAATTATTAGCATCAAGGTTATAAGTGTAGTCCTTAAAGGAAACATTGCCTTTTTTATCTCTTATAATTTGAGTGTAAATAATTTGAATTTCATGTTGCTTTACGTTGTCCATCACGCGTTTTATATTTGGATTTTTAGACGCTAAAGTTTTTTGAAGCACATTTTTTTGTGAAGTACAACCCACTAAGGTTAGTACTAAGAAATAAAAAATAGATTTTTTAAGTTGGATCATAATTGCTTTGTTAACTATATAATTTATCTTATTGATTCAGAAATTTTCTCATCTTAACTATTTATTAGCAGGAACATTTTGTAATTTGTTTGAAGCATATTCATATCCTGCTTTCCACCACTCTTTCATTCTGTTTCTATTAAATATCAAAGCATTGTGAGTTAAATTAATTGGAGTGTAGTAAATATTGAGTTTTACCTTATTGTCTTCCGCAGATATCTTTCCCAATAATATATCATGTTTCTCAATTTGGTCTAATTCAATTCGGAATAAATCAATCAATAATGAAAATGGATTTTTTCCAATAGCAATTTTATCTAATGTCTTTTCGGTTTCCAAAACGATAACATCAATTTCAGTAGCTCCACGAATAATAGCTTGACGAATAGGTACTAAACTCGAGAAACCACCATCACCGTAATCAAAACCTTCTTTTGAAACTAAACTCATAAATGGGATATAATTACTTGAAATCCATACCCATTCACAAAATTCATCATACGTGCATCCATGAATAGATTTATATTCTGCTTCGTTTGTTGAAAGATTGGTAACGGTAATAATAATGTCCGTTTTTAAAGCTTTCAATTGGTTAAATTCGGAAACAGTAAATTTTTTTTTAATATATTTTAAAAGCCTTTTGCTTTCCCCAAAAGTTCTTTTTCTTTTTAAAAATTGCCAAATAACATTCACATGGTTAATAGTGACAATATCCATCCCATTTTTATTTTTAACTACAAATGGGTTTACATTGAATATTTTCTTCATATCAACATTTGTATATATCTTATAAATCTTGTCGATATCTCCTAATGCTAAATGAGGAATCAGTAAGCTTCCTGTTGAAGTGCCTATAAAAACATCGTATTTATTTTTCTCTATTTCTATAAGGTATTGGGCTACACCGCCCGCGAATGCTTCTTTGCTCCCTCCACCTGAAATTACTAATGCTCTCATAGAATTATCCTTAATTCAAAATTAACATACGAAACGAATCTATTCCTTTAATAATCTATCAAGCTGAAAACGCTCACTTTCATTTAAATCTGGTGAGATTCTTTCAAATGAAACTCTCATTTCATTATTTTTCAATAACTTTCTAATAGTGTCTCTTCCAAATTTAGAAAATTGCCACATATGATGTGTTGTTGCATTAACTAAATTTTTAAGAACAGTGTCATTTACTAATTGAAAAGTAATTAAGTTCTCCAAAGCATTCTGACGCGTGGCCGCCTCATAATTTATAGAGGAATATCCAATTAGTTCATTGATTAAATCCTCCTTATGCTCCACATAATTTGGAGTACTTAAAGCTAATGATAACCATAAATTTCTTAAGTTATAATCATTAAATCCAATCCAATTTTTTGCTTTATCCAAATATTGAAAACGCTTGCTTGGAAAATTATTCCAAAGTGTAAATAAAGCAATTTCCTGAGTTTGATAGGACTTATCATCTAATAAACTTTCATAATTTAATCTAAAATTTTCTGGAATATTACTCAAATTAGTGGCTACTGCTTGACGAATTTGCAAGTTAATAGTTTGTAAAGCGAGCAATAATAATTCCTTTTTATCATCAAATTTTTCCTTTTTTATTTGGTTTAAAATAGCCTGTTTAATGGTGAAATAAACATCAGACTGCATTACTTTAGTAAAGAAATCCTTTTTGTCTAAAAATGTAGTATTTCTTAATTTATCTACTTCTAAAAACACTTTAGTAGCATTATTTTTTTCTAGTAAACTATTCGCTTCTTGAGTATTAAACGCACTAGATTCAAGCCACACTTTACTAAATTTATTCAAATCATAAGAAGAGACTTTTTTAATTTCAGCAAAGAAATCTTGAGTATTAACAGATTTAAAAGAGTATTTTTTCAAATACGATTTTACCGCTTTTTTAAAGTTTTTTTCACCTAAAGCTTCTTGTAAAGCAAATAATGCCCAAGCTCCTTTTTGATAGAATGTCAACGAACTCGCCTTGGGGTTCAAAACTGGAATAGTATCGGTTCTAGAGGCAAACTTCAATTGCTGAGCTGATTCATACAATTTAGAATAAAAGTAATCTTCGCCATACACTTCTTTCTCCGCAAGCAAGGCATAATAGGTAGCAAAACCTTCTTGTAGCCAATGATGTGTACTACTTTCAGCAGTGACTAAATCTCCAAACCATTGATGTGCTAATTCATGTGCATTAACATTAGTATAATTTCGATCTATAAAACCTATTGAATCGACTACATAGCGTGTTGAAAATAAAGTGGCCGAAGTGTTTTCCATTCCTGCATATAAAAAATCACGAACAGGAACTTGCTTATAAATTTCCCAAGGATACTTCACTCCTATTTCTTTTTCAAGGAAATCAAACATCGTTTTTGAATAGCGATAAGTAGTTTCAAATCTAGATTGATCTTTCGGTTCATAATACATCTCCAAAGGAATTCCAGAATGAGATAATTGTGTTTGTTTTTCAAATTTTCCAATGGCCAACATCAATAAATAGGAACTCATAGGCTGTTGCATTCGGTAATTCCAAATAGAAAAGCCACCTAATTCCGATTTTAAATCTAATTTACCGTTAGAAATAACTTGATATTCATTTTTGAAAGAAATATCTAAATTAAATATCACCTTTTCATTCACATCATCAAAACTAGGAAACCAATGACTGGTGTATTTCCCTTGTCCTTGTGTCCAAATTTGTAAATTGTCTTTCTCTTCTGATCCAACAAAATATAGCGTTTGTTTTGGAGTAGCTGAATACGTGAAAATCAGTATGTTTTTTCCTTTTTTGAATGGGAAAATGATTTGTAATTGCTTTTGAGTATTGCTATAATTGACTTCCTTTCCGTTGAGTTTTAAATTATAAAATGTCATGTTTTGCGCATCAATTTTAATGGTATCAATAGGCTTTAACACATCAAAATCATATTGTACATCACCTGAAACAGCTCTATCCGTTGGATTTATGTGAATTTTTCCTAAAACCGTTTTAAAATCAACAAATTGAGTTTGCTGAGAAAAAACAAAAGAACTTATAAGAAGGAATAAATATTTCATTGGCATTATTTTATACTAAAAACTCAAAGTTACAATGATTTGTCAAACTAATCGATGGAATAACGTAAGTTTACGACTTGAAAAACTACAATATATTTACATTGAAAACGAAAGCAATATTTAACTGGAGCAGCGGAAAAGATTCTGCTTTAGCATTATACAAAGTACTACAAAATTCTGAATTTGAAATCACATACCTACTAACAAGCGTAAACAAAGAATTTCAGCGCATTTCGATGCATGGCGTGCGAGTTGAGCTTTTAGAGCAACAAGCTAAAAGTCTCGGACTACCGCTTGAAATCATGCAAATTCCTGAAATGCCTACCATGGAAGCGTATGAAAATGTCATGACTGAAACATTAACTAAGCTGAAAAACCAAGGCGTTACGCACTCCATTTTTGGAGATATTTTACTGGAAGATTTACGTAAATATAGAGAGAAACAATTAGCCAAAATAGGTTTTGAAGCTATTTTTCCGCTTTGGCAAATACCTACAGCAGATTTGATTCAAGAGTTTATAGCTTTGGGATTTAAGACTATTGTAGTTTGTGTCAACGAGCGTTTTTTAGACAAAAGTTTTGTGGGTCGTGTAATAGATCAAGATTTTATCAATGATTTACCGGAAAATGTAGATCTATGTGGTGAAAATGGTGAATTCCATACTTTCACTTTTGATGGACCTATTTTCTCTAAACCAATCGATTTTGAAGTTGGCGAAATTGTGTATCGAAAATATGAAAAACCAAAACAAGAAGAATCGTCAGAAACAGCATGTGACACGGCAAGTCCCGATGTATTTGATTTTGGGTTTTGGTATTGTGATTTGATCGCTAAATAAACAAACGCTGCCATTTTTGTCACGCT carries:
- a CDS encoding serine hydrolase produces the protein MIQLKKSIFYFLVLTLVGCTSQKNVLQKTLASKNPNIKRVMDNVKQHEIQIIYTQIIRDKKGNVSFKDYTYNLDANNYFYPASTIKFPIAILALEKLNTIKNTSVNTEYQIEGNNVKLKFSEEISKVFAVSDNVASTNLFEFIGFDYMNQKMKDKGLSPFRMSHRLSGTNPSSPFVKSTKTFKGDNSVEIFPSKVNQSVIPLDLNGIKKGIGYINGEDKLVNEPFDFSKRNYYPLETLHNTLKRLVFPTVFKEEERFKITEKDREFILFSMQNLPRNAGFDAVEYYDGYCKFFMFGDTKENIPSNIKIYNKVGNAYGTMIDCAYIVDEVNKVEFMLSATIIANKNGIFNDNKYEYDSISLPFLAELGRQLYDRNKKLER
- a CDS encoding patatin-like phospholipase family protein encodes the protein MRALVISGGGSKEAFAGGVAQYLIEIEKNKYDVFIGTSTGSLLIPHLALGDIDKIYKIYTNVDMKKIFNVNPFVVKNKNGMDIVTINHVNVIWQFLKRKRTFGESKRLLKYIKKKFTVSEFNQLKALKTDIIITVTNLSTNEAEYKSIHGCTYDEFCEWVWISSNYIPFMSLVSKEGFDYGDGGFSSLVPIRQAIIRGATEIDVIVLETEKTLDKIAIGKNPFSLLIDLFRIELDQIEKHDILLGKISAEDNKVKLNIYYTPINLTHNALIFNRNRMKEWWKAGYEYASNKLQNVPANK
- a CDS encoding M1 family metallopeptidase; its protein translation is MKYLFLLISSFVFSQQTQFVDFKTVLGKIHINPTDRAVSGDVQYDFDVLKPIDTIKIDAQNMTFYNLKLNGKEVNYSNTQKQLQIIFPFKKGKNILIFTYSATPKQTLYFVGSEEKDNLQIWTQGQGKYTSHWFPSFDDVNEKVIFNLDISFKNEYQVISNGKLDLKSELGGFSIWNYRMQQPMSSYLLMLAIGKFEKQTQLSHSGIPLEMYYEPKDQSRFETTYRYSKTMFDFLEKEIGVKYPWEIYKQVPVRDFLYAGMENTSATLFSTRYVVDSIGFIDRNYTNVNAHELAHQWFGDLVTAESSTHHWLQEGFATYYALLAEKEVYGEDYFYSKLYESAQQLKFASRTDTIPVLNPKASSLTFYQKGAWALFALQEALGEKNFKKAVKSYLKKYSFKSVNTQDFFAEIKKVSSYDLNKFSKVWLESSAFNTQEANSLLEKNNATKVFLEVDKLRNTTFLDKKDFFTKVMQSDVYFTIKQAILNQIKKEKFDDKKELLLLALQTINLQIRQAVATNLSNIPENFRLNYESLLDDKSYQTQEIALFTLWNNFPSKRFQYLDKAKNWIGFNDYNLRNLWLSLALSTPNYVEHKEDLINELIGYSSINYEAATRQNALENLITFQLVNDTVLKNLVNATTHHMWQFSKFGRDTIRKLLKNNEMRVSFERISPDLNESERFQLDRLLKE
- a CDS encoding diphthine--ammonia ligase, which encodes MKTKAIFNWSSGKDSALALYKVLQNSEFEITYLLTSVNKEFQRISMHGVRVELLEQQAKSLGLPLEIMQIPEMPTMEAYENVMTETLTKLKNQGVTHSIFGDILLEDLRKYREKQLAKIGFEAIFPLWQIPTADLIQEFIALGFKTIVVCVNERFLDKSFVGRVIDQDFINDLPENVDLCGENGEFHTFTFDGPIFSKPIDFEVGEIVYRKYEKPKQEESSETACDTASPDVFDFGFWYCDLIAK